In the genome of Coturnix japonica isolate 7356 chromosome Z, Coturnix japonica 2.1, whole genome shotgun sequence, one region contains:
- the LOC107306227 gene encoding uncharacterized protein LOC107306227, whose protein sequence is MDPSYSCEKGLCILFFLVCIASGHRYQYEFSYRDILTGHQVTLKTKEVSTTQREFIIEGERNTDLLQLNNVRTPFGTFRWYIPGSTRANFSFCIRARFSYPSYPRVPPPRLRAVWVNHNINFREPSSGTGIWCVGMLPGFNNSCCHKFSIAYPRDGFKLVHTHWQEVKWGPMSWHDTSSHTQQMRHRRSLQPHVSYELGHYRYWTDNSHVSIMQSFAQNLNVSDCWICSALPRSVAHGVNLIGIPIHVNTTIGHIWNTTILRSNFTTHALSLAHTRLENNTYIHCVENRDSTGTYLGNWTLRCDNLTAIKNRNQLILSLPGAYWLCGEHAYKILPKKWRGRCTLGLVVPDMEIIPREINGTLTQSENVSDSKANI, encoded by the exons ATGGATCCATCATACTCATGTGAAAAAGGTCTCtgcatccttttcttcctcGTCTGCATAGCTTCAGGACATCGGTACCAGTATGAATTCTCCTATCGGGACATTTTGACTGGACATCAGGTAACTTTGAAAACGAAAGAGGTTTCTACGACTCAGCGTGAATTCATCatagaaggagaaagaaatactgactTATTACAACTCAACAATGTCCGAACCCCTTTTGGCACATTTCGATGGTATATCCCCGGTAGTACTCGAGCTAATTTTAGTTTTTGCATTAGAGCACGATTTTCTTATCCTTCATACCCCAGAGTACCTCCTCCTCGGCTCCGAGCGGTATGGGTTAACCATAATATTAATTTTAGAGAACCAAGCAGTGGTACTGGAATCTGGTGTGTGGGTATGCTCCCCGGCTTCAACAATTCGTGCTGTCATAAATTCTCCATTGCGTACCCTCGGGACGGGTTTAAATTAGTTCATACACATTGGCAAGAGGTAAAATGGGGACCTATGTCCTGGCATGACACAAGTAGCCATACTCAGCAGATGAGACACCGAAGGTCTTTACAGCCACATGTCTCTTATGAATTAGGCCACTATCGTTATTGGACAGATAATTCTCATGTATCAATAATGCAATCGTTTGCCCAGAATCTAAATGTCAGTGATTGTTGGATTTGTTCAGCCTTACCTAGATCAGTAGCACATGGAGTAAATTTGATTGGTATCCCTATTCATGTTAATACTACTATTGGTCATATTTGGAATACAACAATATTAAGAAGTAATTTTACCACTCATGCTTTATCATTGGCTCATACACGATTGGAGAACAATACTTATATTCATTGTGTTGAAAATCGTGATTCTACTGGAACCTATTTGGGAAATTGGACTTTACGATGTGATAATCTCACtgctattaaaaacagaaatcaattGATTTTGAGTCTCCCAGGAGCCTATTGGCTGTGTGGAGAACATGCGTACAAAATTTTACCCAAAAAGTGGCGAGGAAGATGCACTTTAGGCCTAGTTGTACCCGATATGGAGATCATTCccagagaaataaatggaac tttgacCCAGAGTGAGAATGTTTCAGACTCCAAAgcaaatatatga